The following proteins come from a genomic window of Tenebrio molitor chromosome 9, icTenMoli1.1, whole genome shotgun sequence:
- the LOC138139172 gene encoding cyclic nucleotide-gated channel beta-1-like has translation MPELGEQMYCSQQICIPPTFPYLLRQFAKAAIRTQPNDLLKWATTYFRCLSLNIPPPVKPRLEYPIPRDHHGMTPGWLKALLHQMEGAQTISFKALWDRWIGACLQHPNLIQILCLGGFDDNTAVPWLRFIALCAAHLTDNLTQTMILICEILTEEPEGGSAMIPAGVFIDLYQFLARIDASIPQTLKNYYFLDKFLELYQEKIARDSGAKPTEEETEEPSFSIVSSESSLKSEKEARKDDGGSVVSCPSVTSQDPDNYMKLLMKIRADGGEGELEGEGSQVSVKEAEAVEGEQPEVQPPEQEQKEAEEESPQERKVSVVSEKKEDGSMMGDETASRMSKVDEDILESAKSSRSPSRFSEQLVEDAKINQFPDQEDVVSRDTRISSVKEDFGKSVDESHKEDKLEDKYLMEDLERLRSIQDALMGGESDDDLEKFKASILADAGLTPSQIVAPEHFQEKIEEPESSTTESIKSEPSTSTEPSDKDKPVVEVEYEDVYVDAVPGIGPKVPEELIAAVCEYMTEVAKWQHNMVMPRNIRHFECPPLEVYNKD, from the exons ATGCCTGAATTAGGGGAGCAGATGTACTGCTCCCAACAGATCTGCATCCCTCCCACGTTCCCCTATTTGTTGCGTCAATTCGCCAAAGCAGCCATCAGGACCCAACCCAACGACCTGCTCAA ATGGGCCACGACGTACTTTCGTTGCTTGTCTTTGAACATTCCACCCCCGGTGAAGCCGCGGTTGGAGTACCCCATCCCTAGGGACCACCATGGAATGACACCCGGGTGGTTGAAGGCGCTGCTCCACCAGATGGAAGGCGCCCAAACCATTTCCTTCAAG GCCTTGTGGGATCGCTGGATCGGGGCGTGCTTGCAGCACCCCAACCTGATCCAGATCTTGTGCCTGGGAGGCTTCGACGACAATACCGCCGTCCCGTGGTTGAGGTTCATAGCACTGTGTGCGGCTCACTTGACTGACAACCTCACCCAGACCATGATCCTGATCTGCGAGATCCTCACCGAAGAGCCCGAAGGAGGTTCGGCGATGATCCCTGCAGGAGTCTTCATCGACTTGTATCAGTTCCTGGCCAGAATCGACGCCTCGATTCCTCAGACTCTGAAGAACTACTACTTTCTGGACAAGTTCTTGGAACTGTATCAGGAGAAGATCGCGAGAGATTCGGGAGCGAAGCCCACCGAAGAGGAGACAGAAGAGCCCAGTTTTAGCATAGTGTCGTCGGAGTCGTCGCTTAAGAGCGAAAAGGAGGCAAGAAAAGATGACGGGGGGTCGGTGGTGTCGTGTCCGAGCGTGACCAGTCAAGATCCGGACAACTACATGAAGTTGTTGATGAAGATTCGTGCGGATGGCGGGGA GGGAGAGCTGGAAGGAGAGGGTTCGCAAGTGTCTGTCAAAGAAGCGGAGGCTGTGGAAGGAGAGCAACCCGAGGTGCAACCCCCAGAACAAGAACAGAAAGAAGCAGAAGAAGAGAGTCCACAAGAGCGCAAGGTGTCGGTCGTTTCGGAAAAGAAGGAAGATGGAAGCATGATGGGTGACGAGACGGCGTCACGCATGTCCAAAGTTGACGAGGACATACTAGAGTCGGCGAAGTCGTCGAGGAGTCCGTCGAGGTTTTCCGAGCAACTGGTAGAAGACGCGAAAATCAACCAGTTCCCGGACCAAGAAGACGTGGTCTCCAGAGACACTCGCATCTCGTCAGTCAAAGAAGACTTCGGCAAGTCGGTCGACGAGTCACACAAAGAGGACAAACTCGAGGACAAGTACCTGATGGAGGATCTCGAGAGACTGAGA TCCATCCAAGATGCCCTGATGGGTGGCGAGAGCGACGACGACCTGGAGAAGTTCAAGGCGAGCATCTTGGCAGATGCCGGTCTGACCCCGTCGCAGATCGTCGCCCCTGAGCACTTCCAGGAGAAGATCGAGGAGCCGGAGTCGTCGACGACGGAATCGATCAAGTCGGAGCCGTCAACGTCAACCGAGCCTTCGGACAAGGACAAGCCGGTTGTCGAG GTGGAGTACGAAGATGTGTACGTCGACGCGGTCCCGGGAATCGGACCGAAGGTGCCGGAAGAGCTTATCGCCGCGGTCTGCGAGTACATGACGGAGGTGGCCAAGTGGCAACATAATATGGTGATGCCGAGGAACATAAGGCACTTCGAGTGTCCGCCGTTGGAGGTCTACAATAAGGATTAG